The Xanthomonas sp. DAR 34887 genome has a segment encoding these proteins:
- the queF gene encoding NADPH-dependent 7-cyano-7-deazaguanine reductase QueF (Catalyzes the NADPH-dependent reduction of 7-cyano-7-deazaguanine (preQ0) to 7-aminomethyl-7-deazaguanine (preQ1) in queuosine biosynthesis): MNTPQDSSLGREVAYPSQYDPALLFPIPRAGGRAEIGLDAAPLPFFGLDRWHAYELSWLDARGKPCVATATLQVPCTSPQLIESKSLKLYLNSLNAMRFNSAEAVRACIVTDLSARAGADVTMEFGLPPVDPLGEGESLDVLDIAIDCYGPPRPQFLLAAADDIVEETLSSALLKSNCPVTGQPDWATLCVRYRGGRIDREGLLRYLISFREHAGFHEQCVEQIFHDLLTHCRPQSLQVEARYTRRGGLDINPWRATPDVAEPIAFHRDPRQ, translated from the coding sequence ATGAACACCCCCCAGGATTCCAGTCTCGGCCGCGAGGTCGCGTATCCCTCGCAGTACGATCCCGCGCTGCTGTTCCCGATTCCCCGCGCCGGCGGTCGGGCCGAGATCGGCCTGGACGCCGCGCCGCTGCCGTTTTTCGGCCTCGACCGCTGGCATGCCTACGAATTGAGCTGGCTGGACGCACGGGGCAAGCCCTGCGTGGCCACCGCCACCTTGCAGGTGCCGTGCACCTCGCCGCAGCTGATCGAATCCAAGTCGCTCAAGCTCTACCTCAACTCGCTCAACGCGATGCGCTTCAACAGCGCCGAAGCGGTGCGCGCCTGCATCGTCACCGACCTGTCGGCGCGCGCCGGCGCCGACGTGACCATGGAGTTCGGCCTGCCGCCGGTGGACCCGCTGGGCGAGGGCGAGTCGCTGGATGTGCTGGACATCGCCATCGACTGCTACGGACCGCCACGCCCGCAGTTCCTGCTCGCCGCGGCCGACGACATCGTCGAGGAAACGTTGAGCAGCGCATTGCTCAAGTCCAATTGCCCGGTCACCGGCCAGCCGGACTGGGCCACGTTGTGCGTGCGCTATCGCGGCGGCCGCATCGACCGCGAGGGCCTGCTGCGCTACCTGATCAGCTTCCGCGAACATGCCGGCTTCCACGAACAGTGCGTGGAACAGATCTTCCACGACCTGCTGACCCATTGCCGCCCGCAGTCGCTGCAGGTGGAGGCGCGCTATACGCGCCGCGGCGGCCTGGACATCAATCCCTGGCGCGCCACGCCCGACGTGGCCGAACCGATCGCCTTCCACCGCGATCCGCGCCAGTAG
- a CDS encoding LysM peptidoglycan-binding domain-containing protein → MNSDKRADFSAVTAKVDTTADITPKADFSAVQAQVDTTAEQVQQVYVVKSGDSLSKIAKLHYGDGNAWTRIFEANRDVLDDPDKIYPGQTLKLPARA, encoded by the coding sequence ATGAACAGCGACAAGCGTGCCGATTTTTCGGCAGTCACCGCCAAGGTGGACACCACCGCGGACATCACGCCGAAGGCGGATTTCTCCGCAGTGCAGGCGCAGGTGGACACCACCGCCGAACAGGTGCAGCAGGTGTACGTGGTCAAGTCGGGCGACTCGTTGTCCAAGATCGCCAAGCTGCATTACGGCGACGGCAATGCCTGGACCCGCATCTTCGAAGCCAACCGCGACGTGCTCGACGACCCGGACAAGATCTATCCGGGGCAGACGCTGAAGCTGCCTGCTCGCGCTTGA
- a CDS encoding NADP-dependent isocitrate dehydrogenase → MSNTPKILYTLTDEAPYLATQSLLPIVSAFAGTAGIAVETRDISLAGRLISQFPEYLREDQRIADDLAELGQLATTPEANIIKLPNISASVPQLKAAIKELQQQGYALPDYLDEPQDDKQKEAKARYDRVKGSAVNPVLREGNSDRRAPLSVKNYARKHPHRMGAWSADSKSHVAHMDAGDFYGSERSALIAQAGSVKIELVGKDGTVTVLKEKTAVQAGEIIDAAVMSKRALASFVQAQIADAKQQGVLFSLHLKATMMKVSDPIMFGVVVGAFYQDVLDKHAEALKQVGFDPNNGIGDLYARIGTLPDAQRAQIEADLQAVYAQRPALAMVNSDKGITNLHVPSDVIVDASMPAMIRDSGKMWNAEGKLQDTKALIPDRCYAGVYQAVIEDCKRHGAFDPATMGSVPNVGLMAQKAEEYGSHDKTFQIAADGTVRVTDAGGTVLLEHAVEAGDIWRMCQVKDAPIQDWVKLAVSRARLSDTPAVFWLDPQRAHDALMIQKVERYLQDHDTKGLDIRILSPVEATAFSLQRIRKGEDTISVTGNVLRDYLTDLFPIMELGTSAKMLSIVPLMAGGGLFETGAGGSAPKHVQQFVEENYLRWDSLGEFLALAASLEHLGQRHRNATIGVLARTLDQANGQFLDNDKSPSRKVGELDNRGSHFYLALYWAQALAAQDEDAALKARFAPLAKQLAEHEATIVAELNGAQGKPVDIQGYYRPNLERVSQAMRPSATFNAALATLTAQ, encoded by the coding sequence ATGTCGAATACGCCCAAGATCCTGTACACGCTCACCGACGAAGCCCCGTACCTGGCGACGCAGTCACTGCTGCCGATCGTCTCCGCCTTCGCCGGCACCGCCGGCATCGCCGTGGAAACCCGCGACATCTCGCTGGCCGGCCGCCTGATCTCGCAGTTCCCCGAATACCTGCGCGAGGACCAGCGCATCGCCGACGACCTGGCCGAGTTGGGCCAGCTGGCGACCACGCCGGAAGCCAACATCATTAAGCTGCCCAACATCAGCGCCTCGGTGCCGCAGCTCAAGGCCGCGATCAAGGAACTGCAGCAGCAGGGCTACGCGTTGCCGGATTACCTGGACGAGCCGCAGGACGACAAGCAGAAAGAAGCCAAGGCGCGCTACGACCGGGTCAAGGGCAGCGCGGTCAATCCGGTGCTGCGCGAAGGCAATTCCGATCGGCGTGCGCCGCTGTCGGTGAAGAACTACGCGCGCAAGCATCCGCACCGCATGGGCGCGTGGAGCGCCGATTCCAAGTCGCACGTGGCGCACATGGACGCCGGTGATTTCTACGGCAGCGAGCGCTCGGCGCTGATCGCGCAGGCCGGCAGCGTCAAGATCGAACTGGTCGGCAAGGACGGCACCGTCACCGTGCTGAAGGAAAAGACCGCGGTGCAGGCCGGCGAGATCATCGACGCGGCAGTGATGAGCAAGCGCGCGCTGGCCAGCTTCGTGCAGGCGCAGATCGCCGATGCCAAGCAGCAGGGCGTGCTGTTCTCGCTGCACCTGAAGGCGACGATGATGAAGGTCTCCGACCCGATCATGTTCGGCGTGGTGGTCGGCGCGTTCTACCAGGACGTGCTGGACAAGCACGCCGAAGCGCTGAAGCAGGTCGGCTTCGATCCGAACAACGGCATCGGCGACCTGTACGCGCGCATCGGCACCTTGCCCGACGCGCAACGCGCGCAGATCGAAGCCGATCTGCAGGCGGTGTATGCGCAGCGCCCGGCGCTGGCGATGGTCAATTCCGACAAGGGCATCACCAATCTGCACGTGCCCAGCGACGTGATCGTCGATGCGTCGATGCCGGCGATGATCCGCGACTCCGGCAAGATGTGGAACGCCGAGGGCAAGCTGCAGGACACCAAGGCGCTGATCCCGGACCGCTGCTACGCCGGCGTGTACCAGGCGGTGATCGAGGACTGCAAGCGGCATGGCGCGTTCGATCCGGCGACGATGGGCAGCGTGCCCAACGTCGGCCTGATGGCGCAGAAGGCCGAGGAATACGGTTCGCACGACAAGACCTTCCAGATCGCCGCCGACGGCACGGTGCGGGTCACCGACGCCGGCGGCACCGTGTTGCTGGAGCATGCGGTCGAAGCCGGCGACATCTGGCGCATGTGCCAGGTCAAGGACGCGCCGATCCAGGATTGGGTCAAGCTGGCGGTCAGCCGCGCGCGCCTGAGCGACACCCCGGCGGTGTTCTGGCTGGACCCGCAGCGCGCGCACGATGCGCTGATGATCCAGAAGGTGGAGCGCTACCTGCAGGACCACGACACCAAGGGCCTGGACATCCGCATCCTGTCGCCGGTGGAAGCGACCGCGTTCTCGCTGCAGCGCATCCGCAAGGGCGAGGACACCATCTCGGTCACCGGCAACGTGCTGCGCGACTACCTCACCGACCTGTTCCCGATCATGGAACTGGGCACCAGCGCCAAGATGCTGTCGATCGTGCCGCTGATGGCTGGCGGTGGCCTGTTCGAGACCGGCGCCGGCGGCTCGGCGCCCAAGCACGTGCAGCAGTTCGTCGAAGAGAACTATCTGCGCTGGGATTCGCTGGGCGAGTTCCTGGCCCTGGCCGCGTCGCTGGAGCATCTGGGCCAGCGTCACCGCAACGCGACGATCGGCGTGCTAGCCAGGACCCTGGACCAGGCCAACGGCCAGTTCCTGGACAACGACAAATCGCCCTCGCGCAAGGTCGGCGAACTCGACAACCGCGGCAGCCATTTCTACCTGGCCCTGTACTGGGCGCAGGCGCTGGCCGCGCAGGACGAGGACGCCGCGCTGAAGGCGCGCTTCGCGCCGCTGGCCAAGCAACTGGCCGAGCACGAGGCGACCATCGTCGCCGAGCTCAACGGCGCGCAGGGCAAGCCGGTCGATATCCAGGGCTACTACCGCCCGAACCTGGAGCGGGTCAGCCAGGCGATGCGGCCGAGCGCGACGTTCAACGCCGCGCTGGCGACGCTGACGGCGCAGTAG
- a CDS encoding LysR substrate-binding domain-containing protein yields MARPPLHALQGFVSVARLGNLSRAAAAMHLTVSALSHQMRTLEQRLGYRLLDRHARGVSLTADGRRLLERIGPHLDAIGEALQPFGARPDDVLTITLTPSMASAWLVPRLGDFLARHPQIEINLLSDLRLVDFERQPQFDAALRIGSGQWPGLEVETLFDEWLVPMASPALIARMDKRKRTPLAQWPLIGDPDGEWERWFAAVGEAPPARYVAVFDDAESHHRAALDGVGVALGRITRARLMLDAGQLVALSPHRLKAAWSHYLVYPQRSAGHRGFLAFRDWLRVQADEHHRHTQAQAQPPTSKRRRGRG; encoded by the coding sequence ATGGCGCGACCTCCGCTGCATGCACTGCAAGGCTTCGTCAGCGTCGCCAGGCTCGGCAATCTGTCGCGCGCGGCGGCCGCGATGCACCTCACCGTCAGCGCGCTGAGCCACCAGATGCGCACGCTGGAACAGCGCCTGGGCTATCGACTGCTCGACCGGCACGCGCGCGGAGTGAGCCTGACCGCGGACGGGCGCCGCCTGCTCGAGCGCATTGGCCCGCACCTCGACGCGATCGGCGAGGCGCTGCAGCCATTCGGCGCGCGCCCCGACGACGTGCTGACGATCACCCTCACTCCGTCGATGGCCTCGGCCTGGCTGGTGCCGCGGCTGGGCGATTTCCTGGCGCGGCATCCGCAGATCGAGATCAACCTGCTGTCCGACCTGCGCCTGGTCGATTTCGAGCGCCAGCCGCAGTTCGATGCGGCGTTGCGGATCGGCAGCGGGCAGTGGCCCGGCCTGGAGGTCGAGACGTTGTTCGACGAATGGCTGGTGCCGATGGCCAGCCCGGCACTGATCGCGCGGATGGATAAGCGCAAGCGCACGCCGCTGGCGCAGTGGCCGCTGATCGGCGATCCGGATGGCGAATGGGAGCGTTGGTTCGCCGCCGTCGGCGAAGCACCGCCCGCGCGCTACGTGGCGGTGTTCGACGATGCCGAATCGCACCATCGCGCGGCGCTGGATGGCGTCGGCGTGGCGCTGGGACGCATCACCCGCGCGCGGCTGATGCTCGACGCCGGCCAATTGGTGGCGCTGTCGCCGCACCGGTTGAAGGCGGCCTGGTCGCATTATCTGGTGTATCCGCAGCGCTCGGCCGGGCATCGCGGTTTCCTGGCCTTCCGCGACTGGCTGCGCGTTCAGGCCGACGAGCACCACCGGCACACGCAGGCGCAGGCGCAACCGCCGACCAGCAAGCGTCGCCGCGGTCGCGGGTAG
- the aceK gene encoding bifunctional isocitrate dehydrogenase kinase/phosphatase, whose product MTDTPVPPIPAEPRADAVARTIRDAFEDYHARFAQISRRARRRFETRDWNAARNDAVERIALYDQCIGECMLRLRTLLLGQTHDRILWAQVRDSFAAQLHGLIDQELYKTFYNTLTRRFFRTQGVDTRIEFVALDIEPTDAITHPVARHNYAVSETRPVDAFMRVLGDYPFDVPYAHRTRCAAAIAVRLQDDLAHWGEHPVRGIELLETVFYRERRAYLVGRVFGEHRFSPCVIALVNDDAGLRAEAVLTKRNDVAQLFGISRSYFQADLPTVGDAVVFLRSLLPHKPIDELYTMLGRAKQGKTERFRTFFRHFQAQPNEQLVHADGTPGMVMAVFTLPSYPLVFKLIRDRFAYPKTMSREQVEDKYALVFNLDRVGRLLDAQPYRSLRFPRARFAPALLAELLQGCARSLREDGDDLIFELCYVQRRLRPLNLYLREQTAEAAREAALDYAQAIKDMARNNIFPGDMLLKNFGVSRQGRAVFYDYDELCLVTDCTFRDWPQPRNDEEAMSAEPWFHVDARDVFPERFGMFMGLPAASLEAVKRAHAELFDPQWWRELQARLREDDYPDAPPYPESLRLA is encoded by the coding sequence ATGACCGACACGCCCGTGCCGCCCATTCCCGCCGAACCCCGCGCCGATGCCGTGGCGCGGACCATCCGCGACGCGTTCGAGGACTACCACGCGCGCTTCGCGCAGATCAGCCGTCGCGCCCGCCGCCGCTTCGAGACCCGCGACTGGAACGCCGCGCGCAACGACGCGGTCGAGCGCATCGCGCTGTACGACCAGTGCATCGGCGAATGCATGCTGCGCCTGCGCACCCTGCTGCTCGGCCAGACCCACGACCGCATCCTGTGGGCGCAGGTGCGCGACAGTTTCGCCGCGCAATTGCACGGGCTGATCGACCAGGAGTTGTACAAGACCTTCTACAACACGCTGACCCGGCGCTTCTTCCGCACCCAGGGCGTGGATACGCGGATCGAGTTCGTGGCGCTGGACATCGAGCCCACCGACGCGATCACCCATCCGGTGGCCCGGCACAACTACGCGGTGTCCGAGACGCGGCCGGTGGATGCGTTCATGCGCGTGCTCGGCGATTACCCGTTCGACGTGCCGTACGCGCACCGCACGCGCTGCGCCGCGGCCATCGCGGTGCGCCTGCAGGACGACCTGGCGCATTGGGGCGAGCATCCGGTGCGCGGCATCGAGCTGCTGGAGACGGTGTTCTACCGCGAGCGCCGCGCCTATCTGGTCGGCCGCGTGTTCGGCGAGCACCGCTTCTCGCCCTGCGTGATCGCGCTGGTCAACGACGATGCCGGCCTGCGCGCCGAAGCGGTGCTGACCAAGCGCAACGACGTGGCGCAGCTGTTCGGCATCTCGCGCAGCTATTTCCAGGCCGACCTGCCCACCGTCGGCGATGCGGTGGTGTTCCTGCGCAGCCTGCTGCCGCACAAGCCGATCGACGAGCTGTACACCATGCTCGGCCGCGCCAAGCAGGGCAAGACCGAGCGCTTCCGCACCTTCTTCCGCCACTTCCAGGCACAGCCCAACGAACAGCTGGTGCACGCCGACGGCACCCCGGGCATGGTCATGGCGGTGTTTACCCTGCCCAGCTATCCGCTGGTGTTCAAGCTGATCCGCGACCGCTTCGCCTATCCGAAGACGATGAGCCGCGAGCAGGTCGAGGACAAGTACGCGCTGGTGTTCAACCTCGATCGGGTCGGCCGCCTGCTCGACGCGCAGCCCTACCGTTCGCTGCGCTTCCCGCGCGCGCGCTTCGCCCCGGCGCTGCTCGCCGAACTGCTGCAAGGGTGCGCGCGCAGCCTGCGCGAGGATGGCGACGACCTGATCTTCGAGCTGTGCTACGTGCAGCGGCGGCTGCGCCCGCTGAACCTGTACCTGCGCGAGCAGACCGCCGAAGCGGCGCGCGAGGCGGCGCTGGACTACGCGCAGGCGATCAAGGACATGGCGCGCAACAACATCTTCCCCGGCGACATGCTGCTGAAGAACTTCGGCGTATCGCGGCAGGGACGCGCGGTGTTCTACGACTACGACGAACTGTGCCTGGTCACCGACTGCACCTTCCGCGACTGGCCGCAGCCGCGCAACGACGAGGAAGCGATGTCCGCCGAACCGTGGTTCCACGTCGATGCGCGCGACGTCTTCCCGGAGCGTTTCGGCATGTTCATGGGATTGCCCGCCGCCTCGCTGGAGGCGGTCAAGCGCGCGCATGCCGAGCTGTTCGACCCGCAGTGGTGGCGCGAACTGCAGGCGCGGCTGCGCGAGGACGACTACCCGGACGCGCCGCCGTATCCGGAGTCGCTGCGCCTGGCCTGA
- a CDS encoding energy transducer TonB, whose protein sequence is MHRNSGISIWRWSGLLLALLAATAFATAAGPGAVRKQVESSLLVTGKIDIEADGAVSALAIDQQDKLPEGVVRFVRDSVKQWKFEPALRDGKAVPARAPMTLRIVAKRQQGDSYQVEIRHASFATYDPKDPRTVTSLKMAPPSYPEAAYRVGASGSAYLVLKVARDGSVADAAVEQVNLRIVGSEGEMKKLREILAKSALAAARRWTFRPPTEGEDASAPYWAVRVPVNYSLRNEPNEGMDDSYGHWVSYVPGPRTRAPWDTGKDASGFSPDTLSAGGVYMVDNNGPRLLTPLQQGS, encoded by the coding sequence ATGCACCGCAATTCAGGAATCTCGATATGGCGTTGGAGCGGTCTGCTGCTGGCGTTGCTCGCCGCCACCGCATTCGCCACCGCCGCCGGGCCGGGCGCGGTGCGCAAGCAGGTCGAAAGCAGTCTGCTGGTGACCGGCAAGATCGACATCGAAGCCGACGGCGCCGTCTCGGCGCTGGCGATCGATCAGCAGGACAAGCTGCCCGAAGGGGTGGTCCGTTTCGTGCGCGATTCGGTCAAGCAATGGAAATTCGAGCCGGCGCTGCGCGACGGCAAGGCAGTGCCGGCGCGCGCGCCGATGACGCTGCGTATCGTGGCCAAGCGCCAGCAGGGCGACAGCTACCAGGTGGAGATCCGCCACGCCAGCTTCGCCACCTACGACCCCAAGGATCCGCGCACGGTGACCTCGCTGAAGATGGCGCCGCCGTCCTATCCGGAAGCGGCGTACCGGGTGGGCGCGTCGGGTTCGGCGTACCTGGTGCTCAAGGTGGCGCGCGACGGCAGCGTCGCCGATGCCGCGGTCGAGCAGGTCAACCTGCGCATCGTCGGCTCGGAGGGCGAGATGAAGAAGCTGCGCGAGATCCTCGCCAAGAGCGCACTGGCGGCAGCGCGCAGGTGGACGTTCCGCCCGCCGACCGAGGGCGAGGACGCGTCGGCGCCTTACTGGGCGGTACGCGTTCCGGTCAACTATTCGCTTCGCAATGAGCCCAACGAAGGCATGGACGACAGCTACGGGCACTGGGTCAGCTATGTCCCCGGTCCGCGCACGCGTGCACCCTGGGACACCGGCAAGGACGCATCGGGTTTCTCGCCCGATACCCTGTCGGCCGGCGGCGTGTACATGGTCGACAACAATGGCCCGCGCCTGCTGACGCCGTTGCAGCAGGGCAGCTGA